The following proteins are co-located in the Macadamia integrifolia cultivar HAES 741 chromosome 3, SCU_Mint_v3, whole genome shotgun sequence genome:
- the LOC122074969 gene encoding 7-deoxyloganetin glucosyltransferase-like, translated as MSSVAVKEGKKPHAVCIPYPAQGHINPMLKLAKLLHHRGFYITFVNTEFNHKRLLKSRGSDSLKGLPDFQFQTIPDGLPPSDIDATQDIPALCQSTSTTCLVPFRNLLSKLNTTPHIPPVTCVVSDGAMSFTLQAAEEIGVPEVLFWMTSACGFLACMHYPHLVERGLAPLKDASYLLNGYLDTPLDWIPGMNGIRLKDIPTFVRTTNPDDVMLNFVKGEVGRAYKASAIILNTFEILEKDVVDALSTMLPRVYTIGPLPLMLDQIKDDRLSSIGSNLWKEESECLEWLDSKEPSSVVYVNFGSITVMTPQQLVEFAWGLSNSNHTFLWIIRPDLVEGDSAVLPSEFVSQTKERGMLSSWCPQEKVLNHPAIGGFLTHSGWNSTLESICGGVPMVCWPFFAEQQTNCRYSCTHWGIGTEMDNNVKRDEVEKLVRELMEGDKGKEMKTKAMVWKKKAEEATSPDGSSLLNFDNLVDEILLSNRLLP; from the exons atgagTTCTGTTGCAGTGAAGGAAGGGAAGAAACCACATGCGGTTTGCATACCATACCCAGCCCAGGGCCACATAAATCCCATGCTCAAGCTGGCAAAGCTTCTTCACCACAGGGGCTTCTACATCACCTTCGTCAACACTGAATTTAATCACAAACGCCTACTCAAGTCAAGAGGCTCTGATTCTCTCAAGGGCTTACCTGATTTCCAGTTCCAGACCATCCCGGACGGTCTCCCTCCTTCTGATATAGATGCCACCCAAGACATCCCAGCCCTCTGTCAGTCTACCAGCACTACTTGCTTAGTTCCCTTCCGCAACCTCCTCTCCAAACTCAACACCACACCCCACATCCCTCCGGTCACTTGTGTAGTCTCTGATGGTGCCATGAGCTTCACCCTTCAAGCTGCTGAGGAAATTGGAGTCCCTGAAGTACTATTCTGGATGACCAGTGCCTGCGGTTTCTTGGCCTGCATGCACTATCCCCATCTTGTGGAAAGAGGCCTCGCACCTCTCAAAG ATGCGAGCTACCTATTGAATGGCTACTTGGACACCCCATTGGATTGGATTCCAGGAATGAATGGTATCCGTTTAAAGGATATTCCTACTTTTGTTCGAACTACAAATCCCGATGACGTCATGCTCAACTTTGTCAAGGGAGAAGTAGGGAGAGCTTACAAAGCTTCTGCAATAATTTTAAATACCTTTGAAATCCTTGAGAAGGACGTCGTGGATGCACTCTCAACGATGTTGCCTCGCGTTTACACCATCGGTCCTCTTCCCTTGATGTTGGATCAGATTAAAGATGATAGATTGAGCTCTATCGGGTCCAATCTATGGAAAGAAGAATCAGAGTGTCTTGAATGGCTTGATTCCAAAGAACCCAGTTCTGTGGTTTATGTGAACTTTGGGAGCATCACAGTAATGACGCCTCAGCAACTCGTGGAGTTCGCCTGGGGTCTATCTAATAGCAACCACACCTTTTTGTGGATCATAAGGCCCGATCTTGTAGAGGGCGACTCGGCCGTTCTGCCGTCCGAGTTCGTGAGCCAAACCAAAGAGAGAGGAATGCTATCAAGTTGGTGCCCACAGGAGAAAGTGCTGAACCATCCAGCCATAGGTGGTTTCTTAACGCACAGTGGGTGGAACTCTACACTGGAAAGCATTTGTGGTGGTGTGCCTATGGTTTGTTGGCCATTCTTTGCGGAGCAGCAAACTAACTGCAGATACTCCTGTACTCATTGGGGGATAGGTACCGAGATGGACAACAATGTTAAAAGGGATGAGGTTGAGAAGCTCGTGAGAGAGTTGATGGAGGGAGATAAGGGTAAAGAGATGAAGACTAAGGCCATGGTGTGGAAAAAGAAAGCAGAGGAGGCCACCAGTCCCGATGGCtcttctctcctcaattttGACAACTTGGTGGACGAGATACTCCTTTCCAATCGTCTGCTTCCTTGA
- the LOC122074408 gene encoding egg cell-secreted protein 1.4-like: MVSFVLARPLNSKESDLSLAIRLQNDGNTVCWDSLVELRACTGEVILFFLNGETFLGSDCCRAIRFIEHQCWPSMLGSLGFTPEESDILRGYCDAATGETTTPPPPPPPSDKGFFQTPDFLPVLSQNV, encoded by the exons ATGGTCTCCTTTGTCTTGGCACGGCCTCTGAACTCGAAGGAAAGCGACTTAAGCCTTGCGATTCGCCTACAAAATGATGGCAACACGGTCTGTTGGGACTCGTTGGTGGAGCTCAGAGCATGCACAGGGGAAGTCATCCTTTTCTTCCTCAACGGGGAGACGTTTCTGGGGTCTGATTGTTGTCGTGCCATCCGATTCATTGAGCACCAATGCTGGCCTTCCATGCTTGGTTCTCTAGGTTTCACCCCAGAGGAATCCGACATTCTCCGAGGCTATTGCGATGCCGCCACCGGTGAAACCACCACTcctccaccgccaccaccaccatccg ATAAAGGGTTCTTCCAGACTCCAGATTTCTTACCAGTTCTCTCCCAAAATGTTTAA
- the LOC122074406 gene encoding egg cell-secreted protein 1.2-like produces the protein MDLNNLVTLSLLISCFIGAIGTVDGRELPPLKPGQDLAVRLEGDGGDGGGGMVECWNALLELRSCTNEIIVFFLEGEAYLGLDCCRAIRVITRQCWPSMLTNLGFTAEEGDILKGYCDSSSPSPTQSPAQSPLFSVPPPAGLIAVVG, from the coding sequence ATGGATCTCAACAATTTGGTTACCTTGTCACTCCTGATATCATGCTTCATTGGTGCAATTGGTACGGTGGATGGACGAGAACTGCCACCACTTAAGCCCGGACAAGACCTCGCAGTTCGGCTAGAAGGCGACGGCGGTGACGGAGGGGGTGGCATGGTGGAATGCTGGAATGCACTGCTAGAGCTACGATCATGCACTAACGAGATCATAGTCTTCTTCCTCGAGGGTGAAGCTTATCTTGGCCTCGACTGCTGCCGAGCCATTCGTGTCATTACTCGTCAGTGTTGGCCATCTATGCTTACCAATCTGGGTTTCACTGCCGAGGAGGGTGACATTCTCAAAGGCTACTGTGATTCGTCGTCTCCCTCTCCTACCCAATCCCCTGCTCAATCTCCCCTGTTTTCTGTTCCACCTCCTGCTGGTCTTATTGCTGTTGTTGGTTAA
- the LOC122074970 gene encoding fasciclin-like arabinogalactan protein 19, which produces MEERRLGSILWALAGRSTPSTVLLTLLFFIILSVPVVAVAGITEEELETAIDALRLKGYDLFANAIETSDLQYELLEGGDSFTFFAPTDSSLYYLDLESRASDYIQNLRFHISPHRLSISDLGIVSMSQVPYIGSLVPNHVLFIAINHTTETNLSAPLIVDGVQISIPNLYVGPGITIHGLDGILDVRFQAGASVSGDPISLRPAMSPSPTLDSDFFCPVPSPTIQDLITPACSPAPSIQDLETMSSSPSPTMQDLTMSASSPSPTMQDLITSSSSQLPPMQDLTTPGSFPAPGSVTSRFRKHGKHNEHRRRKKRHGKKVSDEYQNKKDAVTGSDRGGSNFSSLYARV; this is translated from the coding sequence aTGGAGGAACGTCGTCTTGGATCGATTTTATGGGCCCTCGCCGGAAGATCGACGCCGTCAACCGTTCTGTTGACACTTCTGTTCTTTATCATTCTCTCAGTCCCAGTCGTTGCTGTCGCCGGAATCACAGAAGAAGAACTCGAGACCGCCATTGACGCACTTCGACTGAAGGGATATGATCTTTTCGCCAATGCAATCGAAACCTCCGATCTTCAGTACGAGCTCCTCGAAGGCGGCGATTCCTTCACATTCTTCGCTCCCACGGACTCATCGCTCTACTATCTCGATCTGGAATCACGGGCTTCAGATTACATCCAGAACTTACGGTTCCACATATCCCCTCATCGTCTTAGCATTTCAGATCTTGGGATTGTCTCTATGTCTCAGGTGCCTTACATCGGAAGTCTGGTCCCTAATCACGTTCTCTTTATCGCCATTAATCACACCACAGAGACCAACCTCTCTGCCCCGCTGATCGTCGACGGCGTTCAGATCTCAATTCCCAACCTATACGTAGGTCCCGGCATCACCATACATGGACTCGATGGAATTCTTGATGTCAGATTTCAGGCAGGGGCGAGCGTCTCAGGCGATCCGATTAGTCTTCGTCCAGCAATGTCCCCCTCTCCCACTCTGGACAGCGACTTTTTCTGTCCAGTCCCATCTCCGACGATCCAAGATTTAATAACGCCGGCATGTTCTCCGGCCCCAAGTATCCAAGATTTGGAAACGATGTCAAGTTCACCCTCACCGACGATGCAAGATTTGACAATGTCGGCAAGTTCACCTTCGCCGACGATGCAGGATTTGATAACGTCGTCAAGTTCACAATTGCCGCCAATGCAGGACTTGACAACGCCGGGTAGTTTTCCGGCGCCGGGGAGCGTGACTTCAAGATTCAGAAAGCACGGGAAGCACAATGAGCATCGCAGGCGCAAGAAACGGCACGGGAAGAAAGTTAGCGACGAATATCAGAATAAGAAGGACGCTGTGACAGGTTCAGACAGGGGTGGCAGTAATTTTTCCTCACTATACGCTCGTGTTTGA